A section of the Humulus lupulus chromosome 2, drHumLupu1.1, whole genome shotgun sequence genome encodes:
- the LOC133814427 gene encoding serine/threonine-protein kinase BSK5-like — protein sequence MPHETLAKHLFHWDAQLVKWAMRLRVALHLTQALEYCSSKGRALYHDLNAYMVLFDQDGNPRLSCFGLMKNSRDGKSYGTNLAFTPPEYLRTDRVTPESVVYSFGMLLLDLLSGKHIPLALDLIRGKNFLMLMDSALEGNFLNDDGTELVCLASRCLQYEARERPNAKSLVTSFMSLQKETEVCPLLDPFIFMFSKFLLIDGSLAGSLLCFLNYMNTQTKFNLCRVAFILLMHIKFTRVAVLKGFTLDKWFCG from the exons ATGCCCCATGAAACTCTCGCTAAGCATCTTTTTCACT GGGATGCTCAACTAGTGAAATGGGCCATGAGATTAAGGGTGGCTTTGCATCTGACACAAGCTCTGGAGTACTGTAGCAGCAAAGGGCGTGCATTGTATCACGATCTCAATGCCTACATGGTTTTATTTGATCAG GATGGAAATCCCAGACTATCCTGCTTTGGCCTCATGAAGAATAGCAGGGACGGCAAGAGTTACGGTACAAACTTAGCATTCACTCCTCCGGAGTACCTGAGAACTG ATAGAGTGACACCAGAAAGTGTGGTTTACAGCTTTGGAATGTTGTTGCTGGATCTTCTGAGTGGAAAACATATACCCCTA GCACTTGATCTAATTCGTGGCAAGAATTTTCTGATGCTTATGGATTCTGCTCTAGAGGGTAATTTTTTAAATGATGATGGAACTGAACTTGTGTGTTTAGCTTCCCGCTGTTTGCAGTATGAAGCACGTGAGAGACCAAATGCAAAGTCTCTTGTCACTTCTTTCATGTCTCTTCAGAAAGAAACAGAGGTGTGTCCTCTGCTTGATCCTTTCATTTTTATGTTTAGTAAATTT CTTCTAATTGatg GTTCATTGGCTGGTTCCCTCTTGTGCTTTCTCAAT TACATGAATACTCAGACTAAATTCAATCTTTGTAGGGTTGCATTTATATTGTTGATGCATATAAAGTTTACTAGAGTAGCTGTGTTAAAGGGATTCACGCTGGACAAATGGTTCTGCGGCTAG